The following coding sequences are from one Streptomyces sp. V3I7 window:
- a CDS encoding TetR/AcrR family transcriptional regulator: MHSRTPAHRTGRPRSAAADTAILAATREALVELGWSKLTLGDVATRAGVAKTTLYRRWPGKYELVVDAVAELFDELQVPDRGSLAADIEGVVLQFAAILNRPEARNGLIAVVAEATRDEALRERLRASVVDRQKRLVHEGRARAERRGELPPEPDPEAAARAVDLIYDVVAGAVVHRMLVSDEPADEAWVRSFTSLLLLGLAGASRAG, translated from the coding sequence ATGCACAGCCGCACCCCCGCCCACCGCACGGGCCGTCCCCGAAGTGCGGCCGCGGACACCGCGATCCTCGCCGCGACGCGCGAGGCGCTGGTCGAACTCGGCTGGTCGAAGCTCACGTTGGGGGACGTGGCGACGCGGGCCGGGGTGGCGAAGACGACGCTCTACCGGCGCTGGCCGGGCAAGTACGAACTGGTCGTCGACGCGGTGGCCGAGCTCTTCGACGAGCTTCAGGTCCCCGACCGCGGCAGTCTCGCCGCCGACATCGAGGGCGTGGTGCTCCAGTTCGCGGCCATCCTGAACCGCCCGGAGGCCAGGAACGGCCTGATCGCGGTGGTCGCCGAGGCGACCCGCGACGAGGCGCTGCGCGAGCGCCTGCGCGCCTCCGTCGTGGACCGCCAGAAGCGCCTGGTCCACGAGGGCCGCGCCCGCGCGGAGCGCCGCGGCGAACTCCCCCCGGAACCGGACCCGGAGGCGGCGGCCCGCGCCGTCGACCTCATCTACGACGTGGTGGCGGGCGCGGTGGTGCACCGCATGCTGGTCAGCGACGAACCGGCGGACGAGGCCTGGGTGCGCAGCTTCACCAGCCTCCTGCTGCTGGGACTCGCGGGGGCGTCGCGGGCCGGCTGA
- a CDS encoding tetratricopeptide repeat protein: protein MQPRNMSMSGVVDLAAVKAAQEARAKAEQARAESARQGGTGAVSPADLVIDVDEATFERDVLQRSAEVPVVIDFWAEWCQPCKQLSPVLERLALEYDGRFVLAKVDVDANQMLMQQFGVQGIPAVFAVVAGQALPLFQGAASEQQIRETLDQLVTVAEQRFGLTGLTVDPDAERGPEEAVAEPAGPHDAALEAAVQALDAGDLGGAVQAYKNVLNEDPGNTEAKLGLAQAELLQRVQGADPQQVRREAADNPADVEAQIAAADLDLVGGHVDDAFGRLIDAVRRTAGDDRDALRRRLLELFEVVGSEDPRVVNARRSLARALF, encoded by the coding sequence ATGCAGCCACGGAACATGTCCATGAGCGGCGTCGTCGACCTCGCCGCGGTGAAGGCGGCCCAGGAGGCCAGGGCCAAGGCGGAGCAGGCGCGCGCCGAATCCGCCCGGCAGGGCGGGACGGGAGCCGTCTCCCCGGCCGACCTGGTCATCGACGTCGACGAGGCCACCTTCGAGCGCGACGTACTCCAGCGCTCCGCCGAGGTGCCCGTCGTCATCGACTTCTGGGCCGAGTGGTGTCAGCCCTGCAAGCAGCTGAGCCCGGTCCTGGAGCGTCTGGCCCTGGAGTACGACGGGCGCTTCGTGCTCGCCAAGGTCGACGTCGACGCCAACCAGATGCTGATGCAGCAGTTCGGGGTCCAGGGGATCCCGGCCGTCTTCGCCGTCGTGGCGGGACAGGCGCTCCCGCTCTTCCAGGGGGCCGCGAGCGAGCAGCAGATCCGCGAGACCCTCGATCAGCTGGTGACGGTCGCCGAGCAGCGCTTCGGGCTGACCGGCCTGACCGTCGACCCGGACGCCGAACGCGGCCCCGAGGAGGCCGTCGCGGAGCCGGCCGGCCCGCACGACGCGGCGCTGGAGGCGGCCGTGCAGGCGCTCGACGCCGGCGACCTCGGCGGCGCGGTGCAGGCGTACAAGAACGTGCTGAACGAGGACCCGGGCAACACCGAGGCCAAACTGGGCCTGGCCCAGGCCGAGTTGCTCCAGCGGGTGCAGGGCGCCGACCCGCAGCAGGTGCGCCGCGAGGCGGCGGACAACCCGGCGGACGTCGAGGCCCAGATCGCCGCGGCGGACCTGGACCTGGTGGGCGGTCACGTCGACGACGCCTTCGGGCGGCTCATCGACGCCGTGCGGCGCACGGCGGGCGACGACCGGGACGCCCTGCGGCGGCGGCTGCTCGAACTCTTCGAGGTGGTGGGCTCGGAGGACCCGCGGGTCGTCAACGCCCGCCGGTCGCTGGCGCGCGCTTTGTTCTGA
- a CDS encoding DUF6230 family protein, giving the protein MESQVRGGTRWKRFAVVMVPSVAATAAIGVALAQGALAASFSVSGQSFKVTADRLEGDGFAQYGALDEGYTLKGDKTVHPVAVSSFQHANITNMCQSVVTPGIPVLGSVSLVLTAGNSGTPVKADNIYIDVADLNADATFKNIDIGVAAKDASKGPGMKGHGEQANPFGFAQQADKAILTDVKQTAWATTAGTFKLSGLKMSLHQGVKECY; this is encoded by the coding sequence ATGGAGTCCCAGGTGCGTGGCGGGACCAGATGGAAGCGGTTCGCTGTGGTCATGGTGCCCAGCGTCGCCGCCACGGCAGCGATAGGTGTCGCCCTCGCGCAGGGCGCCCTGGCCGCGTCGTTCAGCGTGTCCGGTCAGTCGTTCAAGGTGACGGCGGACCGGCTCGAGGGTGACGGCTTCGCGCAGTACGGCGCCCTCGACGAGGGTTACACGCTCAAGGGTGACAAGACGGTCCACCCGGTCGCCGTGTCGTCGTTCCAGCACGCCAACATCACCAACATGTGCCAGTCGGTGGTCACTCCGGGCATCCCGGTGCTCGGCTCCGTCAGCCTCGTGCTGACGGCGGGCAACAGCGGCACGCCGGTCAAGGCCGACAACATCTACATCGACGTCGCCGACCTGAACGCGGACGCCACGTTCAAGAACATCGACATCGGTGTGGCCGCCAAGGACGCCTCCAAGGGTCCGGGCATGAAGGGCCATGGTGAGCAGGCCAACCCCTTCGGCTTCGCGCAGCAGGCCGACAAGGCCATCCTGACCGACGTGAAGCAGACGGCGTGGGCCACCACCGCCGGAACCTTCAAGCTCAGCGGCCTGAAGATGTCGCTGCACCAGGGTGTCAAGGAGTGCTACTAA
- a CDS encoding DUF6114 domain-containing protein, with amino-acid sequence MSAETPAVSGQFTRRRQQFRVWRGERPFWSGLFVLLSGFPIAYLPYAHLQIGHLTLAMATTAGAGSLIIGVLLVVLGVSLWFQKHVRVFAGVAAILLGLVSLPVSNLGGFFIGFLLSLIGGAMAVAWAPGEESQAQPAGAGTTEAGDAAMHANDLSGTSPANGANGRHSAG; translated from the coding sequence ATGAGCGCCGAGACTCCTGCCGTATCCGGCCAGTTCACCCGCAGGAGGCAGCAGTTCCGCGTCTGGCGGGGCGAGAGGCCGTTCTGGTCCGGGCTGTTCGTCCTGCTCAGCGGGTTCCCGATCGCCTACCTGCCGTACGCACATCTGCAGATCGGCCACCTCACGCTGGCGATGGCGACCACGGCGGGCGCCGGGTCCCTGATCATCGGTGTGCTGCTCGTCGTCCTGGGCGTCAGCCTCTGGTTCCAGAAGCACGTACGGGTCTTCGCGGGTGTCGCGGCGATTCTGCTGGGGCTGGTGTCCCTCCCCGTGTCCAACCTCGGCGGCTTCTTCATCGGCTTCCTGCTCTCGCTGATCGGCGGGGCGATGGCCGTGGCGTGGGCGCCGGGCGAGGAGAGCCAGGCGCAGCCGGCCGGTGCGGGGACGACGGAGGCGGGCGACGCGGCGATGCATGCGAACGATCTGTCAGGAACGAGCCCGGCCAACGGGGCGAACGGGAGGCACAGTGCCGGCTGA
- the pyk gene encoding pyruvate kinase → MRRSKIVCTLGPAVDSHEKLVDMIEAGMNVARFNFSHGTHAEHQARYDRVRAAAKETGKAVGVLADLQGPKIRLETFAEGPVELERGDEFVITTEDVPGDKHICGTTYKGLPGDVSRGDQVLINDGNVELKVVDIEGPRVKTIVIEGGVVSDHKGINLPGAAVNVPALSEKDVEDLRFALRMGCDMVALSFVRDAKDIQDVHKVMDEEGRRVPVIAKVEKPQAVENMTDVVMAFDGVMVARGDLAVEYPLEKVPMVQKRLIELCRRNAKPVIVATQMMESMITNSRPTRAEASDVANAILDGADAVMLSAESSVGAYPVETVKTMSKIVQAAEEELLSKGLQPLVPGKKPRTQGGSVARAAAEIADFLGGKGLVAFTKSGDTARRLSRYRAAQPVIAFTTDESTRNQLTLSWGVESHVVPFVNSTDEMVDLVDQEVIKLKRFSPGDIVVITAGSPPGVPGTTNMVRVHHLGGGDQD, encoded by the coding sequence ATGCGCCGTTCGAAAATCGTCTGTACTCTCGGCCCCGCGGTCGACTCCCACGAGAAGCTCGTCGACATGATCGAGGCGGGCATGAACGTAGCCCGCTTCAACTTCAGTCACGGCACCCACGCCGAGCACCAGGCGCGGTACGACCGCGTCCGGGCCGCCGCCAAGGAGACCGGCAAGGCCGTCGGTGTCCTCGCCGACCTCCAGGGCCCGAAGATCCGTCTGGAAACTTTCGCCGAGGGCCCGGTGGAGCTGGAGCGCGGTGACGAGTTCGTCATCACCACCGAGGACGTTCCGGGCGACAAGCACATCTGCGGAACGACGTACAAGGGCCTGCCGGGCGACGTCTCGCGCGGCGACCAGGTCCTCATCAACGACGGCAACGTCGAGCTGAAGGTCGTGGACATCGAGGGTCCGCGGGTGAAGACGATCGTCATCGAGGGCGGTGTCGTCTCCGACCACAAGGGCATCAACCTGCCCGGCGCGGCCGTCAACGTGCCCGCGCTGAGCGAGAAGGACGTCGAGGACCTGCGGTTCGCGCTGCGCATGGGCTGCGACATGGTCGCCCTGTCCTTCGTCCGCGACGCCAAGGACATCCAGGACGTCCACAAGGTCATGGACGAGGAGGGCCGCCGCGTCCCGGTCATCGCCAAGGTGGAGAAGCCGCAGGCGGTGGAGAACATGACGGACGTCGTGATGGCCTTCGACGGCGTGATGGTCGCCCGCGGTGACCTGGCCGTCGAGTACCCGCTCGAGAAGGTCCCGATGGTGCAGAAGCGCCTGATCGAGCTGTGCCGGCGCAACGCCAAGCCGGTGATCGTGGCGACCCAGATGATGGAGTCGATGATCACCAACTCCCGTCCGACCCGCGCCGAGGCCTCCGACGTGGCCAACGCGATCCTGGACGGCGCCGACGCGGTCATGCTGTCCGCCGAGTCGAGCGTGGGCGCGTATCCGGTCGAGACCGTCAAGACGATGTCGAAGATCGTCCAGGCGGCCGAGGAGGAGCTGCTGTCCAAGGGCCTGCAGCCCCTCGTCCCGGGCAAGAAGCCGCGCACGCAGGGCGGTTCGGTGGCCCGCGCGGCCGCGGAGATCGCGGACTTCCTGGGCGGCAAGGGCCTGGTCGCCTTCACCAAGTCCGGTGACACGGCCCGCCGGCTCTCGCGCTACCGCGCCGCCCAGCCGGTCATCGCCTTCACCACGGACGAGTCCACCCGCAACCAGCTGACCCTCAGCTGGGGCGTGGAGTCGCACGTCGTGCCGTTCGTGAACAGCACCGACGAGATGGTCGACCTGGTGGACCAGGAGGTCATCAAGCTCAAGCGGTTCAGCCCGGGCGACATCGTGGTCATCACCGCGGGCTCGCCCCCCGGCGTCCCCGGCACCACCAACATGGTGCGCGTCCACCACCTCGGTGGCGGCGACCAGGACTGA
- a CDS encoding acetate kinase, which yields MSTPSDPTRVLVLNSGSSSVKYQLLDMRDSGRLAVGLVERIGEQTSRLKHTCLATGETREQNGPIADHEGALKAVAEELTRDGLGLDSPELAAIGHRVVHGGMFFTEPTVIDDSVLTEIERLIPVAPLHNPANLTGIRTAQTLRPDLPQVAVFDTAFHTTMPESAARYAIDPKIADRHRIRRYGFHGTSHAYVSRRTARLLGKDPSEVNVIVLHLGNGASASAVEKGRCVDTSMGLTPLEGLVMGTRSGDLDPAVIFHLARVAGMSMDEIDTLLNKSSGLFGLCGDNDMREIRRRIDEGDEEAALAFDIYIHRLKKYIGAYYALLGHVDAVAFTAGVGENAAPVRAAAIAGLEELGLAVDDALNAVRGGEPRLISPESARVAVAVVPTDEELEIAAQTYALVRKNS from the coding sequence GTGAGCACCCCCAGCGACCCGACCCGGGTCCTCGTCCTCAACTCCGGCTCCTCGTCGGTGAAGTACCAGCTGCTGGACATGAGGGACAGCGGCCGGCTCGCGGTGGGCCTGGTCGAGCGCATCGGCGAGCAGACCTCACGGCTGAAGCACACCTGCCTGGCCACCGGCGAGACCCGCGAGCAGAACGGGCCGATCGCCGACCACGAGGGCGCGCTGAAGGCCGTCGCCGAGGAGCTGACCCGGGACGGCCTCGGCCTGGACTCGCCGGAACTGGCCGCCATCGGGCACCGCGTGGTGCACGGCGGCATGTTCTTCACCGAGCCGACCGTCATCGACGACTCGGTGCTCACCGAGATCGAGCGGTTGATCCCGGTCGCGCCGCTGCACAACCCGGCCAATCTGACGGGTATTCGTACGGCGCAGACGCTGCGGCCCGACCTGCCCCAGGTCGCGGTCTTCGACACCGCCTTCCACACGACGATGCCGGAGTCGGCGGCGCGGTACGCCATCGATCCGAAGATCGCCGACCGCCACCGCATCCGCCGCTACGGCTTCCACGGCACCTCGCACGCCTACGTCTCCCGTCGGACCGCGCGGCTGCTGGGCAAGGACCCCTCCGAGGTCAACGTCATCGTGCTGCACCTCGGCAACGGCGCCTCGGCGTCGGCGGTGGAGAAGGGCCGGTGCGTGGACACCTCCATGGGGCTGACGCCGCTGGAGGGGCTCGTGATGGGAACGCGCTCCGGTGACCTGGATCCGGCGGTCATCTTCCATTTGGCGCGTGTCGCCGGAATGTCCATGGACGAGATCGACACTCTTCTGAACAAGAGCAGCGGCCTGTTCGGTCTGTGCGGCGACAATGACATGCGGGAGATCCGCCGCCGGATCGACGAGGGCGACGAAGAGGCGGCGCTCGCCTTCGATATTTACATTCACCGGCTCAAGAAGTACATCGGCGCCTATTACGCGCTGCTCGGTCACGTGGACGCCGTCGCGTTCACGGCCGGCGTCGGCGAGAACGCGGCGCCGGTGCGCGCGGCGGCGATCGCGGGCCTTGAGGAGCTGGGCCTGGCGGTCGACGACGCGCTGAACGCCGTACGCGGCGGGGAACCGCGGCTGATCTCGCCCGAGTCCGCGCGGGTGGCGGTCGCGGTGGTGCCGACCGACGAGGAACTGGAGATCGCCGCACAGACCTACGCGCTGGTCCGAAAGAACAGCTGA
- the pta gene encoding phosphate acetyltransferase, with product MTRSVYVTGIDRGDGRQVVELGVMELLTRQVDRVGVFRPLVHHSPDRLFELLRGRYRLSQDPATVYGMDYHEASALQAERGTDELVSVLVDRFHKVARDYDVVLVLGTDFADTQLPDELSLNARLANEFGASVIPVVGGLGQSAESVLAETRNAYRAYDGLGCDVLAMVANRVDRRGRDEIAERLAGRMPVPCYVLPDEPALSAPTVSQIGHALDAKVLLGDDSGLARDALDFVFGGAMLPNLLGALTPGCLVVTPGDRADLVVGSLAAHSAGTPPIAGVLLTLNEVPSDGVLTLAARLAPGTPVLSVPGNSFPTAERLFSLEGKLSAATPRKAETALGLFERYVDTGELTSHVSAPSGDRLTPMMFEHKLLERARADRRRVVLPEGTEERVLHAAEVLLRRDVCDLTLLGPVDQIRKKAADLGIDLAEAQLIDPATSELRDAFAEKYAQLRAHKGVTVELAYDVVSDVNYFGTLMVQEGLADGMVSGAVHSTAATIRPAFEIIKTRPDASIVSSVFFMCLADKVLVYGDCAVNPDPNAEQLADIALQSASTAAQFGVEPRIAMLSYSTGTSGSGADVDKVREATELARARRPDLKIEGPIQYDAAVEPTVAATKLPDSEVAGQASVLIFPDLNTGNNTYKAVQRSAGAIAVGPVLQGLRKPVNDLSRGALVQDIVNTVAITAIQAQHPSEKAAQQ from the coding sequence GTGACCCGCAGCGTGTACGTGACCGGTATCGACCGCGGCGACGGCCGCCAGGTCGTCGAGCTGGGCGTCATGGAACTGCTCACCCGGCAGGTCGACCGGGTGGGCGTGTTCCGGCCTCTCGTGCACCACAGCCCGGACCGGCTGTTCGAGCTGCTGCGCGGCCGCTACCGGCTCTCCCAGGACCCGGCCACCGTGTACGGCATGGACTACCACGAGGCGTCCGCCCTCCAGGCCGAGCGCGGCACCGACGAGCTGGTGTCCGTGCTGGTCGACCGCTTCCACAAGGTCGCCCGCGACTACGACGTCGTCCTCGTCCTCGGCACGGACTTCGCCGACACCCAGCTCCCGGACGAGCTGTCGCTGAACGCGCGGCTGGCGAACGAGTTCGGCGCGTCCGTGATCCCGGTCGTGGGCGGCCTGGGGCAGAGCGCCGAGTCGGTGCTCGCCGAGACGCGCAACGCCTACCGGGCGTACGACGGTCTCGGCTGCGACGTCCTGGCGATGGTCGCCAACCGGGTGGACCGCCGAGGCCGCGACGAGATCGCCGAGCGGCTGGCCGGACGGATGCCGGTCCCCTGCTACGTCCTCCCTGACGAGCCCGCCCTGTCCGCGCCGACCGTCTCCCAGATCGGCCACGCCCTCGACGCCAAGGTGCTGCTCGGCGACGACTCGGGGCTCGCCCGGGACGCGCTCGACTTCGTCTTCGGCGGGGCCATGCTGCCCAACCTGCTGGGCGCGCTGACCCCCGGCTGCCTGGTCGTGACCCCGGGCGACCGCGCCGACCTGGTCGTCGGCTCGCTGGCCGCGCACAGCGCCGGGACCCCGCCGATCGCCGGCGTGCTGCTGACCCTGAACGAGGTCCCCTCCGACGGCGTCCTCACCCTGGCCGCCCGCCTCGCCCCGGGCACCCCGGTCCTCTCGGTGCCCGGCAACAGCTTCCCGACCGCGGAGCGGCTGTTCTCCCTGGAGGGCAAGCTGAGCGCGGCCACCCCGCGCAAGGCGGAGACCGCGCTCGGGCTGTTCGAGCGGTACGTCGACACCGGCGAGCTGACCTCGCACGTGAGCGCCCCGAGCGGCGACCGCCTCACCCCGATGATGTTCGAGCACAAGCTGCTGGAGCGGGCCCGCGCGGACCGGCGCCGGGTCGTGCTGCCGGAGGGCACCGAGGAGCGCGTGCTGCACGCAGCCGAGGTGCTGCTGCGCCGGGACGTGTGCGACCTGACCCTGCTCGGTCCGGTCGACCAGATCCGCAAGAAGGCCGCCGACCTGGGCATCGACCTCGCCGAGGCCCAGCTGATCGACCCGGCCACCTCCGAACTGCGCGACGCCTTCGCCGAGAAGTACGCCCAACTGCGCGCCCACAAGGGCGTGACCGTCGAGCTGGCGTACGACGTCGTCAGCGACGTGAACTACTTCGGCACGCTGATGGTCCAGGAGGGGCTCGCCGACGGGATGGTGTCCGGGGCGGTGCACTCCACGGCCGCGACCATCCGGCCCGCCTTCGAGATCATCAAGACCAGGCCGGACGCGTCGATCGTCTCGTCGGTGTTCTTCATGTGCCTCGCCGACAAGGTGCTGGTGTACGGCGACTGCGCCGTCAACCCGGACCCGAACGCCGAGCAGCTGGCCGACATCGCCCTCCAGTCGGCGTCCACCGCCGCCCAGTTCGGGGTGGAGCCGCGGATCGCGATGCTGTCGTACTCCACCGGTACGTCCGGTTCGGGCGCCGACGTCGACAAGGTGCGCGAGGCGACCGAACTGGCCCGCGCGCGGCGCCCCGACCTGAAGATCGAGGGCCCGATCCAGTACGACGCGGCCGTGGAGCCGACGGTGGCCGCGACCAAGCTGCCGGACTCCGAGGTCGCCGGGCAGGCCAGTGTGCTGATCTTCCCCGACCTCAACACCGGCAACAACACCTACAAGGCCGTGCAGCGCTCGGCCGGCGCGATCGCCGTCGGCCCGGTCCTTCAGGGTCTGCGCAAGCCGGTCAACGACCTGTCCCGGGGCGCTCTCGTCCAGGACATCGTCAACACCGTCGCCATCACGGCGATCCAGGCCCAGCACCCCAGCGAGAAGGCAGCCCAGCAGTGA
- a CDS encoding ATP-dependent 6-phosphofructokinase yields the protein MRIGVLTAGGDCPGLNAVIRSVVHRSVAQYGDEAIGFQDGYRGLLDGHYRPLDLDAVSGILSLGGTILGSSRLERDRLREACERATDMVEEFGIDALIPIGGEGTLTAARMLSDAGLPVVGVPKTIDNDISATDRTFGFDTAVGVATEAMDRLKTTAESHQRVMVVEVMGRHAGWIALESGMAAGAHGICLPERAFDPADLMKMVEERFARGKKFAVICVAEGAHPAEGTMDYGHGAIDQYGHERFQGIGTALAYELERRLGKEAKPVILGHIQRGGTPTAYDRVLATRFGWHAVEAAHRGDFGKMTALRGTDIEMVPLAEAVTELKTVPKDRMDEAESVF from the coding sequence ATGCGCATCGGAGTTCTCACCGCAGGCGGCGACTGCCCCGGCCTGAACGCAGTGATCCGGTCGGTCGTGCACCGCTCGGTGGCCCAGTACGGCGACGAGGCCATCGGTTTCCAGGACGGCTACCGGGGGCTGCTCGACGGCCACTACCGCCCCCTCGACCTGGACGCGGTCAGCGGCATCCTCTCCCTCGGCGGCACCATCCTCGGCTCCTCCCGACTGGAGCGCGACCGGCTGCGCGAGGCCTGCGAGCGGGCGACCGACATGGTCGAGGAGTTCGGCATCGACGCGCTGATCCCGATCGGTGGCGAGGGCACGCTCACGGCGGCCCGGATGCTGTCCGACGCGGGTCTGCCCGTGGTCGGCGTCCCGAAGACCATCGACAACGACATCTCCGCCACGGACCGCACCTTCGGCTTCGACACCGCGGTCGGCGTGGCCACGGAGGCGATGGACCGCCTGAAGACCACGGCCGAGTCCCACCAGCGCGTGATGGTCGTCGAGGTCATGGGCCGGCACGCCGGCTGGATCGCCCTGGAGTCCGGCATGGCCGCCGGCGCCCACGGCATCTGCCTGCCCGAGCGCGCCTTCGACCCCGCCGACCTGATGAAGATGGTCGAGGAGCGCTTCGCCCGCGGCAAGAAGTTCGCCGTCATCTGCGTCGCCGAGGGCGCCCACCCCGCCGAGGGCACCATGGACTACGGCCACGGCGCGATCGACCAGTACGGCCACGAGCGCTTCCAGGGCATCGGCACGGCGCTCGCCTACGAGCTGGAGCGCCGCCTCGGCAAGGAGGCCAAGCCGGTCATCCTCGGCCACATCCAGCGCGGGGGCACCCCGACCGCCTACGACCGCGTCCTCGCCACCCGCTTCGGCTGGCACGCCGTCGAAGCCGCCCACCGCGGCGACTTCGGCAAGATGACCGCGCTGCGTGGCACGGACATCGAGATGGTGCCGCTGGCGGAGGCCGTGACGGAGCTGAAGACGGTGCCGAAGGACCGGATGGACGAGGCGGAGTCGGTGTTCTGA